Below is a window of Planctomycetes bacterium MalM25 DNA.
CGACACGGAGGCGCGGATCGAAGCCAAGGGGGATCGCAAGAAGGAGGCGACGCGTGCCGAGCGGCTGGCCGCTTCGCAGCTTGCCCAGCGCGAGTCGGACGTCGGCCAAGCGGCCGAGCAAGCGTTGCGGCTCGTGCGGGCGGACGGGTCTTCGCTCGTATTCGACGACGCCCTCGCCTCGGTGATTGAGGACCTGCGGACGGCCGAGGAGCGGCTCAAGCGAGGCCGGGTCGATGGCGTCACGCTGGAGATCGAGCGGTCGGCAGTGGAGGCCCTCGCCGAGATGATCGAAGCGGTCGACGAGTCGCTCGACGAGCTGGAACAACAACGCGGGCAGCAGGGGGAGGCCGGGCCTCCCCCCCCCGGTGGCCCGCAAGGGCTGGTCTCGAAAATCGCCGAGCTGAAAATGATCCGGGCGCGTCAGGCCCGCTTGCTGCGGCAAACCAAGGCCTGGAGGGAGGCCGTCCGGGCCGGGGATGCCACACCGGCAGAGGTTGCGGAGCGGCTAGCCGGGCTGGCCAACGAGCAACGCGGCCTCGCCCAGGCGGCCGAGGCGGTGGCGAAACCGGGACCATGACGTTGCGGCAAATCGGGCGGCGAGGGATAGTGAATTGATGGACCGATCTCCCAAGCAGGACGCCCTCCCGGCCCGGCTGGCGATGCTCGCCCTCCTGGCGATGGCTCTCCCTCGCATTGGCTTGTCGGCCAGCGATGGGTTGTCTGCCGAGAGCGATTGGCGCCAGGGCGACCGATTCGAGCAGATCGACGCCGAGCTGCATCGCTGGTTCGCCGAGTCCCCCCGCGGCGAGCGGGTCGCCGCCTCCTGGGGCTCAGCCGTCGAGGCCGCGCCGCGCGCGGCCCGTTTGGCCGAGCCGCTCCGCCTTATCGCCGCCGAGGCCGACGAGCGTTTCGCTTCTCTGCTGTCCAATCCCTCATCCCAGCCCCCCGCGTGGCTCCTGGAGAGCGAGCAGGCGGTGAACGCCTCTCTCCGGTTGGCGGTGGCCGACGAGTTGGCCGCGCGAGCGGAGTACGACGCCTGCCTCGCCTGGACCGACGGCCTGACCGACGGACCGGTCTTTTCCCCCTCGCTGCTGCATTACCTCCGGGCGGTGTCGTTCCATCAGACGGTCTCTGACGAGGAAGCGGGCGTTGAGATCGAACGGCTCGCGGCGTGCGAGGAGGCGACCCCGTCCGGCAAGCTCGGACCGGCGCGGCGGTGGGTTGTCGAGGCCCTGAGTCGCGAACTGGAGCGAGAGAATCGACCCTTGCCGGTCGTCGCGCGGCGGATGCGCGACGTCGAAAGACGCCTCGCCCTCGCGCAGGCCGGCGAGCCGACCGTCGAGCGACACGAAACGATCTTGAAAGAGCTCGACGAACTGATCGACAAGCTTGAGGAGCAACGCAAACAGCAGCAACAACAGGCGAGCCAGTCGGCACAAGCGGGAGGGGCGTCGCCCGGCGAGCCGGCGGAGGAGAGCCGCCCCAGCGAGCTGAAGGGGCCGGGCGAGGTCGATCGCAAGCGGCTCGTCGCCGGCGATGCGTGGGGCTCGCTGCCTCCCGCCGAGCGAGCGCGGCTCACCCAAGCGATCACTCGCGACTTCCCTCCCCATTACCGGTCTCTGGTAGAGGATTATTTCCGAACGCTCGCCGCCGAGGCGGACGTGGCCCAGCCCGCCTCGCCCGACGAGTGATCCGCATGACGACCGGAAACCGAATCGCCGTGTCGGCGTCGCGCACCGCGCTCGCCTGCCTCGCCTTGACGGCTTGGGGGCTACCGGCCTCGGCGGTGTCCCCCCACGTCACGGTCGAGACACTCGACGATACGCTCACCGGGGAGCTCGCCTCACTCGACTCGTCACGGGACCTGAGTCTGGGGCGAGACAACCATCGCCGGCTGCCCATCTCCGAGGTGTTGCGCATTGAGTTTGCGGACCGGACGCCGCCCCGCGGGGAGCCGTCCGAGCAGGCAGGTGAGATGACTTTGGTCGATGGCGCCCGACTGGCGTACCGCGCGTGCGAGCGAGTCGAGGAGGTCTTCTTCTTGAATCTCGGCGACTTGGGCGAAGCCGAGGTCGCGGCGCCGAGCGTGCGGAGTTGGTGGCTCGGTCCGGACCGGCCATCCCCGGAGAAGACCGCGATCGACCAACGGGTGGCCGACGTGCTGTGGGTCAAAGCGCGACGGGGCGAGGGGGTCTCTTCGGTCGAAGGCGTCGTGCTCGATTTGCGAGAGGAGGGCGTCCGCTTCGCCTTCGACGGCGACAGCCCTTCGGACACCGTCCTGGTTCCGTGGGCTCGCCTCGCGGGCATCGAGTTCTTCCACGAAACCTCTTCGGCCCCGCGGCCAGCGTGCCTGGTGACGTTGCACGCCTCGGGCCAGGTCGCCGCCAACGCCGTCCGCCTCGAGGCGGACCGGATCGTCTGGCAATCGGAGCACGGTCGGGGCGTTCTGGCCCTGTCCGAGATCGCGTCCATCGACTTCTCATCCGACCGGGTGACGCCCGCATCCGCGATGAAGCGGTTGGGAGAGAGTTGGCGTCCGTACTTTGGGTCAGGGAACCCGGGGGCGGGGTGGGCGTTCGACACCTCGCTCGATGGCGCCCCAATCCGCCTCCGCCGACCCGACCCCCGAGCGCCGCACGCGTGGCCTGCGGTCTCGATCGTGCGAGAGTACAAGTCGGGCGTTTCGCTGAGGAGCCAAGGCGAGCTGCGTTTCGCGTTGCCGGCTCAAGCGATCCGTTTGAAAGGCTGGATCGGGCTCGACCCAAGCTGCACCCGCAGCGGATCGGCCGACGTTTCGGTCCTCGCGGACGAGCGTGTCGTTTGGTCGGGAGTCGTGGACGGAACGACCCGTCCCGCCGATCTCAACGCCGGCCTCGAAGGCGCCCGCACGCTCACTCTGCGAGTCGATTATGGTGACAACCTCGACGCGGGGGATCATGTCCACTTCGCTGACCTTCGGGTGATCCAATGAAAGAGGCGATCGCCCTGCTAGCCGGATTGCTCTTGGTCGGAGTCGCCACGGCGCAACTCCCCCTCGACGCCGGAGTGACCGTTGAAGAGAAGCGTCGCGGCGAGGTCATCGAGCGAATCAGCCGTTCGACGATCGCCATCTTCGAGCGGGACGCGGGCAACGGGGGGTCTGGTGTGATCGTCCGTGAGGACGGCTTGGCGGTGACCAACTTCCACGTCACCTCGCCCTGCGGTCCGCTCATGCTCGTTGGCACAAACGACGGCCGCGTCCACGAGGCGGTACTGCTCGGGCTGGATCCGACCGGGGACATCGCCCTGATACGGCTGCTCGGCGATGGGCCCTTCCCAGCTGCCGAGCTGGGCGACAGCGACCGCGTTCGGGTCGGCGATCGTGCGATCGTGGTCGGCAATCCTTTCCTGCTCGCTGAGGACTTCACGCCGACCGTTACAGTGGGCGTCATCTCCGGGGTGCACCGCTACCAGCCCCCGTCGGGTTCGGTCTTGGAGTACGCCGACTGCTTGCAGACCGACGCGGCGATCAACCCGGGCAACTCGGGCGGTCCGCTGTTCGACGGTCAGGGACGCTTGATCGGCATCAACGGGCGCGGTTCGTTCGAGAAGCGAGGCCGGGTCAACGTGGGGATCGGCTACGCGGTGTCGATTAACCAAGTGAAGCGATTCCTGAAGCACTTGGAGAACGGCCTGATCGCGGACCACGCGTCGCTTGGCGCGACCGCGATCACGCGGAATGGTCCGCAAGCGATCGTGGACGCGATCGAGATCGATTCGGACGTCTACCGACGCGGCTTGAGGCCCGGGGACGAGATCGTTTCGCTCGCCGGACGAGACACCCCGACCGCGAACGCGTTGCTCAACGCTCTGGGGGTTCTGCCTGCCGGTTGGCGGACGCGGATCGAGTTTCGGCGTGACGGGCGTCTCTACGACGCCGACATCCGACTCGGTCCGCTTCACGCCCCGGGAGTGCTCGAAGCGGCGATCGCTCGCTCGATCCCGCCGGGCGGCGTGCCGGGGGATCCTCCGCCTGCGCAGCTCTTCGAGGCCCGCGAGGGCTACACCAACTACGCCGCCGCGCGGGCGGCGACCGACCGCCTCCTGAGCCGGTGCGTCGCCTCGGGCGCGAAGGCGGGTCCGGTCTCGCGCGTTTACGAGGACGCGTTGCGAGGCGAAGCGATCGCACTCCGCCTCGACTCGGCTTCGGCCGACTGGGTGGCAAGCAGCGGGGAGCACCGGGTCGCGGTCGACCGCGATCTCAACGCCCAAGCCGGGCCTCCCGCGGCGCCGGCGCTGCTTGGGGGAGTTTGGGTTTGGTCCCGTTTGGCGAGCGGAGAGTCCGGCGCGATCGACCGGGTCGAGGTCTCGGGACGCTTGCCCTGGCGAGCCATGGGAGAACCGCACGACGTGCTACTGGCGACCCATCGAGGGCTGCGCGTCGAGGTCTACTTCGATCCCGAGTCGGGCGAGCCGGTCGGGTTTGAGGCGACGCGTGACACGGGCGAAGACGCCGTGCGAGTCGCCTGGGGAGGTGGCCTTGAGCGGGTGCTGCCGGTCGCGATGACGGTTACCGTGGCCGATCGCCTGGTCGCGGACCTGCGGGCGATGCGTGCTCAGCAACCCGACGGCAGTCCGGGAGAAGGGGAACGCCAATGATCCGTTCGATCTTGATCGCGCTCTGCCTGATGGCGTCGGCTGACCCTCGGGCCGCTGCCTCGGGTGTCGCCGGGGACCTCCAGGCCGCGCAGGCATCGGTCGTTAAAGTCTATGGGCTCGGTGGCGTCGCCGGCCTCGAGGGGTACCAGACGGGCGTCTTCGTTGAGTCTTCAGGCGTCGTCGTGACGATCGACAGCACGGTGCTCGAATCGGGCGCCGTCTCGCTGGTCGATGCTTACGGAGATCGTTACGAGGGCCGTGTTGTCGGACGCGACGCAGAGACCGGGCTGGCGCTGGTGGCTTGTCCCGAGTCGACGACACCCCCGGGCTTTCTGACACTGGAAGGTGCGCGGCAACCCCGCCGCGCCGAACCGGTCTGGGCCTTGTCGAACGCGTTCGCCATCGCCGAGGGGAATGAAGCGGTGACCGCCCAACGCGGGCGCCTCGCCGCGATCACCAGGATGCCCGTTTCGGTAGACGCTGAACGCACCCGAACCTCGGTGGGCGTCCCGCGCGTCGGTTCAACGGTCTTGCTGCTCGACGCGGTCACCAGCAACCCCGGCGCGGGGGGCGGTGTCGTGATCGGACGAGGGGGCGTGCTCCTGGGTGTGCTCGGGGCGGAGTGCCGCTCTTCTCTGACCGGCTCTTGGATCAACTACGCCGTGCCCGCGTCGGCCGTGCGAGACGCGATCGGACGCATCCGTTCCGGCGAGCGGTCCGTTCTCACCAGCCAAAGCGATCGCGATGCGCTCGACCGAGCCCGCCTCCGCGAGATCGGGATCGTCATGATCCCGGCGGTCACGCGGCGGACCCCGCCGTTCGTTGAACGCGTGGTGGCGAAGAGCTTGGCGGACCGAGCCGGGCTGCGCGCCGACGACCTGATCGTCGCCGTTTCCGACACGCCAATCGGAGTTGGGGAGGCGGCCGCCGCGGCGATTGTCGAAGAGTCTTCCCGCGCCGAGGTTGAACTGACGGTCGTGCGTGGCCAACGCGTTCTCACCCTGACGCTGCCGAGAGTCGCTCCATGAAAACCTTTTCTCCGGTTGGTCTCTTGTGCCTCTCGCTGCTGGTGGGAAGCCTTCAGGCTCAGTCGCTGGACCAACGCTACGAGGCGGCTATCGACGCGGCCGTCGCCTCTGCGGAGGACCGGCTCGTGCGTCTCCGCTACTTCGGTGACGGGGGCGAAGCCCTCGGCGCCTCCGCCGCGCCGGTCACCGGCTGGCGGCTAGGTGGGGGCTGGGTGCTGACGAGTGACTACGGCCTGGCCCAGGCCCCAGCGGCGATCATTGGTCGGCGGCTGAATGGGGAGCCCTCCCGCTACGCTCTGGTTGCACGCGATCACAGCCGAAGGCTCGTACTGCTGAAAGAGGAGTCCTCAGAGCCCGGGTTACCACCGCGGCTCGACACCACACGAGCGGCACGCGTCGGCGAGACGGCGATCGCCCTCGGCGCGGTTTACTCGGCCGAGGCGGCGAGCGTCTCGGTTGGCGTGATCAGCGCGATCGGCCGTCACGGGGGCCGGTCCGTTCAGACGGACGCGGCGATCTCTCCCGCCAACTACGGTGGTCCCCTCGTCGGGCTCGACGGGGCGTTGCTCGGCGTTATCTCCCCGCTGGCCCCCGCCGGCATGAGCGGGGTCGAAATCTACGATTCGGGGATCGGCTTCGCGATCCCGCCTGCCCAGTTCACGTCACGACTCGATCGGCTGGCCTCGGGCGAATCGATCCACCCTGGCTGGCTTGGGGCCTCTTTCGAGAAGGGAGATCCGCTCCGCTCGGCCCCTCGAGTGATCGAAGCGGCCAGAGGGGGCGCCGCCGAAGCCGCGGGACTCGCCAAGTCCGATACGGTTCTCGCCATCGACGGAGAGCTCACACCGAGCGTCTGGCGGCTGCGGAGTATCGTGAGCGGGCTGGACGCGGGGCAGCGCGTGGTTGTCTCAGTGCGGCGAGCCGATGGAGGACGCGAAAGCCTGCCCTTGAGGCTCGGTAAGCGGCCTCAGCAGGCGTCCGAACCAACCGTCCCCAGACAACAAGAGAAGCCCGACGAACCGTGACGGCTCGCCGGGCTTCCTTGTGATTCGATCCGTTCCCGGAGGGGCTCAGCCTTGGCGGCGCGACGCGGCCACGGTCGCAAAGCCAAGGAGCATGAGTCCGACGGTCGTCGGCTCGGGGATTTCGGGACGGTCGGTTGTGACCGTGATGTCGACGCCCTTCTTCTTGATGAAGGCGTTGCTGACTTCGTCCGCCGCGGTTTGCAGCGTGTTGTCGAAGCGGAGCGAGACGGCGGTCGCTTGGCCGTCGATGCCTTCGCCAGCCAAGTAGGCGTCGATGTCGATCAGCACCGAACCGCTCCAGGGGACCGCGGTGCCGTCGTCGGCCGAACGCTGGTACATGCCGCCACCCGAGACGGTCATCGAAGCGGTCTCGTTGGGCAGGCCGACGGGGGCGCCATCGACCTCGAGGACACGCCAGAAGAACGCGGCTCCGACCGAGGCGATCGCTTCGCCATCGGTGAGCCCACCGAGCGAGTAGTCACCGAATTCGTTGATTTCGATCGTGTTGATCGAGCCGCCCTGCTTCGCCGTGATGAGGGTCGAGAGGGTGCTGTCGATCAGATCGGCCCCGCCGCCGCTCGACTGCGACTGGAAGTTCTGCGGGTCCAGCAGGAGCATGTCCGACACGACGATTGGGCCGGGCACCTGCGAGGCGAAGAGGGGGCCCGCCTCGCCGTTGTTCTCGGTCACGTCCTCAAAGACGACGTTGCTATCGGCCGAGGTGAGATCACCCCAGTTGATTGTCGCCGCCGACGCCGGAGCGATCAGCGATAGGGCCATACCGCACGCGATTAGCCAAGCAGTGTGTTGAGTCTTCATTGGGTGTTCCAGGTGGCGTGTTCGCCCGACGGCGACAGGTGAGGGATAGGAAGGATCGAATCGAATCAGTCGTTCGCCGGGCCGTGAGGCCGCTTCCAGGCGGGTCGCTACCGTCGAAGCCTTTGACGGCACAAAAAAAAGCGGCCACAAGACGCCCATCCGAAACCGCCGGCCCTAGGCCGACAGCAGGTGGGGAGTCTTATGGCCGCTTTTGGATTAGTTCTTGCTCGTTTTCGCTTGCACCCCGCGGCTTTCGCCGGGGGCAAAAAAAGAAAGCGGCAATCTCATGCCCTCAACACGGAACCCTCGCGGGTCGTGGGAGAAGCTAGAGATTGCCGCTTTCGTTAGGTCTAACTCGTAATGGGGCTGCGGGAGAATTTCGACCCGCAGAAGCAGTAGAATCGGTCACCCCCCCCAACGTCAAGCTTTTCAGGCGGGAAAACCGAAAATGCTAGCTAGCACGCCCGCTTCTGGGACGGAATGCCTAGTCGGTCCGGTGCTAGGTGCCCCCCAAACCGGGGGAAATCGCCCCGCACAGCCGAAACCCTGGGACTCCCTCGGTATGCCGAGGCAGTTCCGGATCGACCACCCCCGCCGCGGCGGCGGCTTCGGGGGTGGCGTAGGCCTTGGTAAGCGAGTGCTTTAGCAGCGTAAGGCGGGCCCCGGTCACGGAGGCGAGGCGGGCGGCGATCGAATCGCTGGTTGTTTGCCACCCCGGGCGGAGCGGCTCACCAGGTTGTGTCGGCTCGGTCTCCCGCAACCAATCACGGACCTGCCACGCTGAGTCGCCAGGCCGGAGATCCCTAAGGCTGTCAGTGAGATCGACGCCAGGCAGCCACTCCGTCAGCAGCCGGGTATTCGCGTCCATAATTTGCACCGCCGCCCAGTGGCTGGCGACGGTGGATAGCGGGTTCGCCGCATCGATAACGCGGAGGGCATCCACGCTGGGGCCTCCGCCCGCTACGAGCAATCGGACGGTATCGGCCCGGCGGGTCACCACCAGCCAATCCGCGACAAGCCGCATCGCGTTGGGTTCGGCGAACAGGCTGCCGCCGACCTTGATCACCTCGTGAACCTTCACGGTTGGCTTCCCAGTTCAATCGATGCGAGAACCGCCGCGGCGTGGGCGGGCAGTGGGTGGCTCGCCTTGGGGCCGAGCCCCTTCTGAAGCGAAAAGACTTGATACCGTCCTTCGAGCGCCCGGCGCGCCAGAAACTCGCCTTCTCCTGACAGCACACACAGTTCGGAGCGTAGGGAGGCTCTCGTCATGGCGGAGAGGAGGGTTTGTTGCTGGGCGTTGGCGATCGCCTCCGCTGCCTGCTGGGCGTCTTCCCTGGTGAACGTCTCCGAATCGGCGCCGAAGCAGCGGGCAAGACGAGCCACGGATGCCTCGGGTGTGAAGGGGCGGCCGTCGGCGGTCTCGGTGTTCGTCGGGTCGGCGTCCAACTCGCCGAGCAGCAACCAAGCATCGGCCGTGGTGGCGAACCACTCGGCGGCCACGGGGCAGGCGTCTCCTCGGTAGGGGAGCGAGACAACGACGGCGCACACCGGCGTGCGGCGTACGCCGGTGTAAACCAGCTCTCCGTTGAGGAGTCGCTCGGTGTCGGTAGCTCCCCTGGAGGCGACGCGGCCTCCCCGCAACGGGATCACGTCGATGGTGGTGGAGCCGGCATCGATCCAGGCCGCCGAATCGGTGGTGAGGGTGCTCGCCACGAGCCGGGCAGCGACCCGCCAGTTGGCCGCCGCCACGAGGGGGGGAAAGCTCTTGGCCTCGCCCGGCGTGAGCCAGCGATCATCGACCGTCGCGACACGCACCTCGCGGCCCCCCGACGCCTCGGTCACGGCGTCAACGATGGCCCGCACCCCCTCCCCCTTCGTGGCGAAGCAGTCCGCTAACTCGCCGGTCATCGTCAACGCGATCGGGGCGAGGTCGAACTTTGCGAGCAGGCGCTGCACCGCTTCCGGGAGATCGTCGGGGCGCTTCCACAGCTCAAACGGCTCCGAAACACTGACGGCGCGCCCGTCGGCCGCTTTGAGGTTGGCTCCACCCACATCGAGGCCGATCCACATCGGCGTGTCGGTCGGGGTGAGCCAGCGGCTTCGGTCGAGGTTCATAGGACCAACTTCGGGTGGCGCGCCAGAGTTGTCTAGCGGTCCAGGTCCCAGTACACGGCGCCGTCCGCGTCGAAGGCGAGCGGGCGCGGGTCGAGATCGATCTCGGGCCGTTCCCCGCGGGTCGCGGAGAGCATCGCGTTGACGAGGCCCCCACGGGCCGCGCGACGCAGCCCGACATACGAAGTCGTGAGTCGCGGGTTGATCTCGATCACCACGTCGAGCGCACCGTCTGGGGCGTCGCCCAAGATCAGATCGACGCCCGCTAGGCCGACGAGCGTCGGCATCGCTTCGATCGCTCGCAAGGCGAGTTGGGTCGCTCGTTCGGCGAGCCCAGCTGCGAGCGGGGTTGAGCCGCCGAGGTAGGTCATTCGGCCATCGGCCGAGATCCGTTGTCGGCAGGGGGGAAGGGCCAGGGTCTCCCCGCCCGCTACGCCCAGCACCACGACGCTCGCCGGTACGCCTGCCGCGTGCTCCTCAAACCGCCGTGGCCACGCGTACGCCGGGGGGCGGTCCCCCGAGTGGGCGACCAGGTGCGTGTCCTGCGATCCGGCCCCGTCGAGCGGCTTGATGACCGCCGGGTAATGAAAGTCCTCCGGCAAGGCGTCGTCGGGGGCGAGGACGAGGGCCCGGGGGGTTGGCGTGCCGTTCTGCGCCAGCGCTTCGGCCGTACGCTGTTTGTCCGAAGCGACCGCCACGAACGCTTCGGCGGGGGAGAGCAGGGTGGCTCCCGCCTGCTCCGCCAGACGGACGCAATCGAGCAGGGCGCCGTCGGTTTCGGGCGCGATCAGCAGGGTGGCGTCGGACTGCTGGGCGAGACGCTCGAAGGCCTCGTCGTGCTCGGTTCGCCCGGAGATCTCGAGGGTCTCGCCACCGGGGGCGTGCAGGCCCGTGACGCGGAGGTCGCGCAGCAGGGTCACATGGTGTCCCGCGTTGGCCGCGTCGTCCGCGACGGCGTGGGCCATGGCGAGGCCCTCGCGGAGGAGCGATTCGGGCAGGGCGCCCGCCTCGGACACGAGGCCGCCCCCCGTGATCCACTCGTAGATGAAGAGGCGTGAGGGCCTCGCCGAGCGTGTGGGGTCGGCCATCATCGAGGGGCTCAAGCCTCGGGGCTCGTGACGTCCAGCGCGACCACCTCGGGCTCCGACGCTTCGAGCAGGTCTTCTACCCGCCGGCCGGAGCGTGTCGCCTCGTACAGCACGCCAGCGCGGAAGCTGCTGCGAACCATCGGTCCCGACGCGACGCCGGTGAAGCCGATCTCGTAGGCGGTGTCTCGGTAGCGGTCGAACTGCTCGGGCGTGACGTACCGATCGACCGGCAAGAACCGCTCGCCGGGGCGCCCCGGGGTGAGGTACTGACCGAGGGTCACGATGTCGACCGCGGCTTCGTTGTGGAGCCGGCGCATGGCGTCGAGCACCTCGTCGTCGGTCTCGCCGAGGCCGACCATGAGGCTGCTCTTCGTCGCCAGCTCGGGCCGCAGCCGCTTGGCTTCTCGGAGGATCGCCAGCGATTGCTTGTAAGAAGCCTTCGGGTCACGTACCTGCTTATCGAGCCTCGGGACGCACTCCACGTTGTGGGCGAAGACTTTCAGCGGGATCGCGGACTCGGGGGTGTCCCCCAGCAGCTGCCGGAGCGCGTCGAAGTCGCCCCCCAAATCGCTGCCCAGGAGTTCGACGCCGCAGTCGGGCAGGCGTCGGTGGATCGCCTCGACGCAGGCGCGGTAGTGCCCGGCGCCGCCGTCGGGCAGGTCGTCGCGATTAACGACGGTCACCACCACGAACTTCAGCCCCATCCGCTCCACCGCGTTGGCGAGGTGCTCCGGCTCATCTGCCTCGGGCGGGGCAGGGGCCTTGAGCGTCTCGACGCTGCAAAACCGGCAGCCGCGGGTGCACTCCTTCCCAGCGACCATGAAGGTCGCCGTGCCGCGTCCCCAGCAATCGTGGATGTTGGGGCAGCGGGCCTCTTCGCAGACCGTGTGCAGGGCGTTGCCATCGACCGCGCCGGACGTGCGGTTGTAGAGCTTCAGGGCGTCGCCCGAGGGGAGCTCGGCGCGCAGCCAAGAGGGCAGACGGGGGCGGGTGGTCTTCGTGTTGCGGGACGTGGTCGTCGACATGCTGGGATTGTAACCGCCGACCGCCCGGCGGCGTCACCGGGGCGGCGCGTGAATTCCCCGCATCCGGGGCGTGCTCACTCGCCCGACTCGTCCTCTTCCTTCCGCTCGCCCAGCTCGCGGTCGAGGTCTAGCAGCGACGCCGGATCGTCCTTCACGAGGTTGAATTTGTGAACGATGTCTCGGATCGTCTTCTCTTCCTCGACTTGCTCTTTCACAAACCACTCGAGCTCCACCAACGCGGCGTACGACTTCTCGCTCAAGGCGAGGCCGTACATGTCGTTGATCTGCGCGGTGACGGTCGCCTCCTGCTTCTGAGAGCACTCGAAGACGTGCGGGATCGACTCGAAATCAACCGGTGGCTGTTCGATCGGGGCGAGCTTCACCCTCCCGCCACGGGCGATCAGGAAGTCGTAGAACCGCATCGCGTGGGCGTACTCTTCCTGGCTCTGCATCCGCATCCATTGGGCGCAGCCGGTGAACTGCTGCTCCTCGAGGTAGGCCGACATCGCCAAGTACGAGTAGGACGCGAACAGCTCGTTGTTGATCTGGGCGTTGATGGCGTCCTGCATCGGCTGGGAGAATTCGGCCATGGCGGTCTTCTTCTTTGCTAGCGGTGGATTGGTTGGCTGTTCGCGACCGAGTCTCAGCAGCGAGAGCTTCGGGCCCCTCGTAAACGCCGACGGGCCCGCTTGGCCAAGGTGGCCAGCGAGCCCGTGTACAGCATCCTATTCGGTTGTCCCTGGATGGCAAGTTGACGCCGTTTTGGAATCTGGCGACCGGCTACTTCTTATCGACCAGACGGTAGACCAAAAGGACGACCACTGTGCCGATGACCGCGATCAGCAGGCTGCCGAGGTTGAAGCCATTGACCGTGCCAAAACCTAACTGCGTGCCGATCCAACCCCCCACCAGGGCGCCGACCACGCCCAGCACGCTGGTCACGATCCAGCCGTTGGGTCCTTGGCCCGGTGCGAAGTACTTGCCGAGGGCTCCGGCGAGGAGGCCCAAGACGATCCAAGAGAGCACGCCCATGGTGACTCGGTGTTCGGGGGTGGAGGATGACCACGCCCGAGTTTAACCGACCGAGCGCCTCAGAACGCCCCCAGGCGCCACATCGCCAGGGCGAACACCATGAGCACCCCGAGCCCCTGCCCGGCGCGGCGCGCGTACGGGCCGTAGCGGCGGTTCTCGCACAGCGAGGTCGCCAGCCCGATGACCAGCACGAGGAGCAGCGGGGTGATCGCCGGCACGGCGACACGCACCCAGGGCGGTAGCCAAGCGGCGTTCTCGCCGAGCCAGGAGTGGATCGCGA
It encodes the following:
- a CDS encoding NPCBM/NEW2 domain protein encodes the protein MTTGNRIAVSASRTALACLALTAWGLPASAVSPHVTVETLDDTLTGELASLDSSRDLSLGRDNHRRLPISEVLRIEFADRTPPRGEPSEQAGEMTLVDGARLAYRACERVEEVFFLNLGDLGEAEVAAPSVRSWWLGPDRPSPEKTAIDQRVADVLWVKARRGEGVSSVEGVVLDLREEGVRFAFDGDSPSDTVLVPWARLAGIEFFHETSSAPRPACLVTLHASGQVAANAVRLEADRIVWQSEHGRGVLALSEIASIDFSSDRVTPASAMKRLGESWRPYFGSGNPGAGWAFDTSLDGAPIRLRRPDPRAPHAWPAVSIVREYKSGVSLRSQGELRFALPAQAIRLKGWIGLDPSCTRSGSADVSVLADERVVWSGVVDGTTRPADLNAGLEGARTLTLRVDYGDNLDAGDHVHFADLRVIQ
- the degP gene encoding Periplasmic serine endoprotease DegP precursor; its protein translation is MKEAIALLAGLLLVGVATAQLPLDAGVTVEEKRRGEVIERISRSTIAIFERDAGNGGSGVIVREDGLAVTNFHVTSPCGPLMLVGTNDGRVHEAVLLGLDPTGDIALIRLLGDGPFPAAELGDSDRVRVGDRAIVVGNPFLLAEDFTPTVTVGVISGVHRYQPPSGSVLEYADCLQTDAAINPGNSGGPLFDGQGRLIGINGRGSFEKRGRVNVGIGYAVSINQVKRFLKHLENGLIADHASLGATAITRNGPQAIVDAIEIDSDVYRRGLRPGDEIVSLAGRDTPTANALLNALGVLPAGWRTRIEFRRDGRLYDADIRLGPLHAPGVLEAAIARSIPPGGVPGDPPPAQLFEAREGYTNYAAARAATDRLLSRCVASGAKAGPVSRVYEDALRGEAIALRLDSASADWVASSGEHRVAVDRDLNAQAGPPAAPALLGGVWVWSRLASGESGAIDRVEVSGRLPWRAMGEPHDVLLATHRGLRVEVYFDPESGEPVGFEATRDTGEDAVRVAWGGGLERVLPVAMTVTVADRLVADLRAMRAQQPDGSPGEGERQ
- the hhoA_1 gene encoding Putative serine protease HhoA precursor, whose translation is MIRSILIALCLMASADPRAAASGVAGDLQAAQASVVKVYGLGGVAGLEGYQTGVFVESSGVVVTIDSTVLESGAVSLVDAYGDRYEGRVVGRDAETGLALVACPESTTPPGFLTLEGARQPRRAEPVWALSNAFAIAEGNEAVTAQRGRLAAITRMPVSVDAERTRTSVGVPRVGSTVLLLDAVTSNPGAGGGVVIGRGGVLLGVLGAECRSSLTGSWINYAVPASAVRDAIGRIRSGERSVLTSQSDRDALDRARLREIGIVMIPAVTRRTPPFVERVVAKSLADRAGLRADDLIVAVSDTPIGVGEAAAAAIVEESSRAEVELTVVRGQRVLTLTLPRVAP
- the degP1 gene encoding putative periplasmic serine endoprotease DegP-like precursor — its product is MKTFSPVGLLCLSLLVGSLQAQSLDQRYEAAIDAAVASAEDRLVRLRYFGDGGEALGASAAPVTGWRLGGGWVLTSDYGLAQAPAAIIGRRLNGEPSRYALVARDHSRRLVLLKEESSEPGLPPRLDTTRAARVGETAIALGAVYSAEAASVSVGVISAIGRHGGRSVQTDAAISPANYGGPLVGLDGALLGVISPLAPAGMSGVEIYDSGIGFAIPPAQFTSRLDRLASGESIHPGWLGASFEKGDPLRSAPRVIEAARGGAAEAAGLAKSDTVLAIDGELTPSVWRLRSIVSGLDAGQRVVVSVRRADGGRESLPLRLGKRPQQASEPTVPRQQEKPDEP
- a CDS encoding carbamoyl phosphate synthase-like protein — translated: MMADPTRSARPSRLFIYEWITGGGLVSEAGALPESLLREGLAMAHAVADDAANAGHHVTLLRDLRVTGLHAPGGETLEISGRTEHDEAFERLAQQSDATLLIAPETDGALLDCVRLAEQAGATLLSPAEAFVAVASDKQRTAEALAQNGTPTPRALVLAPDDALPEDFHYPAVIKPLDGAGSQDTHLVAHSGDRPPAYAWPRRFEEHAAGVPASVVVLGVAGGETLALPPCRQRISADGRMTYLGGSTPLAAGLAERATQLALRAIEAMPTLVGLAGVDLILGDAPDGALDVVIEINPRLTTSYVGLRRAARGGLVNAMLSATRGERPEIDLDPRPLAFDADGAVYWDLDR
- the lipA gene encoding Lipoyl synthase codes for the protein MSTTTSRNTKTTRPRLPSWLRAELPSGDALKLYNRTSGAVDGNALHTVCEEARCPNIHDCWGRGTATFMVAGKECTRGCRFCSVETLKAPAPPEADEPEHLANAVERMGLKFVVVTVVNRDDLPDGGAGHYRACVEAIHRRLPDCGVELLGSDLGGDFDALRQLLGDTPESAIPLKVFAHNVECVPRLDKQVRDPKASYKQSLAILREAKRLRPELATKSSLMVGLGETDDEVLDAMRRLHNEAAVDIVTLGQYLTPGRPGERFLPVDRYVTPEQFDRYRDTAYEIGFTGVASGPMVRSSFRAGVLYEATRSGRRVEDLLEASEPEVVALDVTSPEA
- the ftnA gene encoding Ferritin is translated as MAEFSQPMQDAINAQINNELFASYSYLAMSAYLEEQQFTGCAQWMRMQSQEEYAHAMRFYDFLIARGGRVKLAPIEQPPVDFESIPHVFECSQKQEATVTAQINDMYGLALSEKSYAALVELEWFVKEQVEEEKTIRDIVHKFNLVKDDPASLLDLDRELGERKEEDESGE